The sequence AGCGCCCAATTCATCGGTCAGCTGGAGAGACGGGTTGAAGCCCAAACCCTCCAACAAGACTTTGCGGGCTTCCGCAGTCTCGTTGGCAGGAAGCTTGTCAACACCATCTAAGCGGTACGAGGCAGTTTCCACGTCGAACTCCATTGGTAGGTGCTAGTACCGCAACTATACCGCAAAGTCTATGAATGTCAATCGAGAGGATTTATTATTTGAGTAATTTCAGCATTTGATTTCGTTCACCAGCACTCAAAACCAAAAAATGGTCTGGGTCCCACTCCAGTGCCCGTTCATAAACACTATCACCAGGATTACTGGGGATGACGTGGAAGTGCAGGTGATGCCGTTTGATGGTGTTCTCAGCCACTTGGGGCCGAGTCTTTTGCCAAATATCGACACCTTTAAATATAGTCAGTAGATGAGTGCTCAGCCGGGTAATTTCTTGGTAAATGGCAATTAGTTCTGCGTCATTTAGAGCCTGTGGAGGTTCAAAGTGGCGCCTGGGTATGACCAAAACGTGGCCAGGTGCTAACCTGGGGTTAGATAGAAACGAAGCCATTAAATCATTTGAGCGAATCAAACGATCAGCCTGACTGGTAAGATCACAAAATGAGCAACTAGTTTTCATTTGTTGGTGGGCGAGGAGAGACTTGAACTCTCACGTTGTTGCCAACACCGGATTTTGAGTCCGGCGCGTCTGCCAATTCCGCCACTCGCCCTCACGACAACTCTACTACAGCTTGCCACTTAAATTGATCAAACTATACTTTAATTGTATAATTATGTAAACCGGCTGGTGGCTTATCCAGCCCAGCCAGACTATCATACTAACAAAGCTGACACATATTATGAACCCATCACAAGGCGACACTCTCGATATTAAGCCGGTCCAACCGGGCCCAAACCAACCAACTAGCCAGCCGGCTAGTGGCAGTGAGGCCGAGGCCGCTCGGGCCCGCATCGCTGAATTATCCGATCCCCACGCCGGTACCCTCGAACAAGGGCAGGCTGTTTCGTTGCGTCGACCGATAGCGGCGGGGGCGGGCCTGCCTCCAGTGCCAGCTCCTGCTAGCCCTGCAGCCGAAGCCCTCAAACCAAAGCTACCCAGTCTGCCCCAATTTAATCAGGCTAAGATCAAGCGCAAAATCCCCAGCCCCGTTAAACCCTTACTGAGCGCCCTGGGTGCATTTGTCCTGCTCGTAATGGTCTTTAAAGCCCAAATTATCTTAAGTCAACTAAAATATCTGACCGGCAAAACTCAGACTGTCACATCCAACATTGCTACACCAGCCGCCTCCATACCGCCCGATCCGACCATTAGCATCCCCAAAATTAACGTTAACGCGCCGGTCGTCTACGAACCCAGCATTGCCGAAGCCGCCATTCAAAAAGCCTTGGTCGGTGGGGTTGTCCACTATGGCACCTCGGTTACACCTGGCCAGCCCGGCAATCTAGTGATCGTCGGGCACTCCTCGAACGATTGGTGGCAACCCGGTAACTATAAGTTTGTGTTTGTGCTACTGGATAAATTGGCCGTGGGCGATCAGTTTAGCTTGAATTACCAATCGCACAAATATATCTATGAAGTGACCTTAGTTAAAATCGTCGAACCAACCGATTTGAGTGTGCTAGCCAATACGCCAAGCCCAACAGCCACCCTAATTACTTGTACACCACCAGGGACAAGCTGGCGGCGTTTGGTCGTCCAAGCCAATCAAATTAGCCCCGAACCAACCAGCCAGACGCCCTCGACAGTTGATAATAGCGCGGGGAGTAGCCAAGCTCTGCAGCTGCCCAGCGATTCGCCCAGCCTAGGTAGCCAACTGAGCCGAGCCTGGCATAATCTCACGACCAGTATTTCGAATCTAATTCACGGTAAATCAAGCACCACCAATCAGCCAACTGAGCAAAACTCAACTCAGCCGTCCAATTCGACCTTGCCTTCGGGACTCTAGCTTAGTGCTTAATGGTAATAGCATTAATGGCCATTTGGCCGTTGCTCTGAGGTTGGACGACTAAGACTTCGTGCTGATTGCTAGTAAAGCTGATTTGGCCGCCACTGGCTGGTCCCGAGATTTCAGCCGCATTGCCGCCATCAAACTCGACCAAAGAGACGCCGCTGGTATTAACTGTTAGTAGATGATAGGTATCGAACCAGAGCACGTTCTGATAGGGTGTTTTGGAACTAGCAAAGTTGTAGGTCCGATTAAGTTCGAGGTCATAGGTTGCCAGCCGCTGGCCGTCGCGGAAATTAATAAATCGTCCGTCGGAATTGAAGCTCAGGCTATCGGCCGACTTGGTAATGATACGGCTAATCGGGTGGGCGCTGGAGAGTTCACTGTAGAGCGTGATGGTGCGACTTTTATTAGGTAAGACGGCGATTTTATCATCACTCTTATAGCTGCCGTAGCTGATCTGGTAACTGTCGCTGTCGGCGATGGCTTGAACTTGTTCGCGTTTATTTTGCCCGGAAGTGTCCATGGTATAGAGACTCTTACCTAATGGGGTCGTAGCAATATAGACGATCTGGCCATTACCACCAAAAGTATAAGTGGCTACGTGATCAGCCAAGACAGCCGACAGACTTTGGCTGGCAGTATTGATCCGGCGCAAACCATCCGGACTTAACCAAAATAATTCTTGAGCGTTAGTTGGGTTGAAGTGCAGGGCCTGGAGATCGAAACCATACTGCTCGCTCAAATTTGTGACTGTGCCACTGCCCAGAGTCAGCAGGCGCTGGTAGGTTTTATCGCCCGATTTGGTGGTAATTAACAATCGGCTGGCATCACCCGAAAACTCCAGGGTTTGAACAGCCTCGATTGGCTGCCCCGGAGCTGGCGCCGTGGGAGTGTAGGCGATACTAGGCTGATGCTGACCAGTGTCAAAGGTCCAAACTTTGGTATCAGCCGCCACAAAGGCGAAGTGTTTGTGATCGGTACTCGTGACCAGGCCAGAGACGCCAGCCGCCTGCGACCAAGTTCCGGTTTCGAGGTTAGTCGGCAACAGTAAAACGTACTGGGCCCAGGTTACTTCCGAGGGCACAATTGAGATGCGCTTGGTCCAGGGACGATAGCCATCCTTGGTGATATCAAAGGTGTAGTCACCAGCCTCCAATGTGCTGCGATAGGGCGTCCGGCGGTGGATGGGCTTGCCATTAATCGAGATATCGGCCCCACCCGGTACTGACGTAAATATAACTAAACCGTTTAGCTTAAGGCGGCCAGTGTGGAAATCATAACTATAGCCTCGACCAATGTAGATTAAGACGATGGTGGCAAGTACCACCCCCGCAATTACGACGATCCAACCGGTGATTTTGAGTGGGCGCAGAGTCATGAGCTAACCATTACTATATCGCAAGCCAGGCTGTCTTGGTAGCCGGCCGGCAAACCCGCTATACTGTGATAGATATGTTTTCCAAGCGTGTGGCCATCGATTTAGGAACCGCCAACGTGCTCGTCTATGTACCGAAGCGCGGTATTGTTATTAATGAACCCAGTGTTGTAGCCCTAGATACGGCCACCAATCGGATTATGGCGGTCGGTAATGAAGCTCGGGAGATGCTGGGCCGCACACCAGATACCATTGTGGCTTCACAACCACTGCGCGACGGTGTGATTGCTGATTATCGAATCACCCAGGCCATGATCCGCCACTACATCACCAAGGTCGCCGGTGGATTCCGCTTGAGTCGCCCGGATGTGATGATCTCAGTACCAGCCGGCGCCACCTCAACTGAACGCCGAGCCGTCATTGATGCCACCATTTCGGCCGGAGCCCGAGCTGCCTACATCATCAAGGAACCGGTGGCCGCGGCCATTGGGGCCAGCATTCCCATTGCCTCCGCCGCCGGCAATATGGTAGTCGATATTGGTGGCGGTACCACCGAAATCGCTATTCTGTCGCTGGGCGGGGTGGTGGCTCAAAATAGTATTCGCGTCGGTGGCAATCGAATCGATGCCGCCATTGCCGATTTTATCAGGCGTAAATATGGGCTAGCCATCGGTGAGCGTACGGCCGAAGAAATTAAGCGCGAATTGGGTTCGGCTTTGAAGCTTACCAAAGATCGCTCGGCCGAAATCCGCGGCCGAGATATTATTGCCGGCCTGCCTAAGACCGTTACCGTTTCTTCAAACGATCTGACCGAAGCCATTAGCGATGAACTCGAGAAAATCATTCTTGCTATTCGAGTGGTACTGGAACAAACGCCACCCGAACTTTCCAGCGACATAATTGACCGAGGCATGGTCTTAACGGGCGGCGGAGCACTGCTCGCCAACCTCGATAAGCTCCTAACCAATGTTACGGGCGTGCCTTGTGTAGTGGCCGAAGAACCCTTGCTGTGCGTGGCTAGGGGAACCGGTATTGCCCTTGATAATCTAGAAGAATACAAGCGCAGTTTGGTGGGGATTAAATGATGCGAGTAGCCATTGTTCACGACTGGCTCAATACTCGGGTGGGCGGTTCCGAAAAAGTCCTAATGGAGCTGGCTAACCTGTATCCAGATGCCGATATCTACACTTTGATATTCAGACCGGAATTTTACCGCGGCCAAATTGATCCCAAACGCGTGACGACCTCGCATTTGCAACGCTGGCCGAGGTTGTTAACCGATAAACCAAGTTATTTGTTGCCGCTACTGCCCACGGCCATCGAGCAGTTTGATTTGAGTAGCTACGATGTCGTCATTTCATCATCCAATGCTTTTAGTAAAGGCGTTTTAACTCCACCTCGAACGCTTCATATTTGCTACTGCTACTCGCCGATGCGCTTCGCTTGGGACTACTGGCCCAGATATTTAACTGAGCTCTCAATTGGGCCGATTAGGCGAATGGCCGCTAGAGGGGTGATATCCAAAGTCAGGCTATGGGACTACTATAGCTCGAAGCGAGTTGATCATTGGATTGCAATTTCCGATCACATCGCAGCTCGGATTAAAAAGTATTACGGGGCCAAGGCTGAAGTCATTTATCCGCCCGTTCAAATCGATGACTTTGAGCCGTTGGCCTCGCGCTCTGATCACTACTTAACCTTATCGACATTAACGCCGTACAAAAAAATTGATCTAGCTATTAAAGCCTGTAATCAATTGGGGCGTAAACTAATCGTGGTCGGCAGCGGCTTTGATCGTAAACGTTTGGAGGGGCTGGCCGGACCGACTATAAAATTTGCTGGCAGGGTTAGCGATGAGGAAAAGGCTAGATTACTCGCTACGGCCAAGGCTCTGCTCAACCCCCAAGAAGAGGATTTTGGAATAGCCAGCGTAGAGGCTTTGGCTTCGGGCATCCCCGTAATCGCCTTCGCTAGAGGTGGAGCTGCCGAAATTGTCAGCGATGGCGAGACTGGAGTGCTCTACGAGGACGATTCAGTTGAGGGCTTAGTGGCAGCGATCAAGCGTAGCGAAGCTCTAAATTACGACCGCGATCAGTTACTACAGGCCAGCCGGCGCTTTAGCGCCTCCTATTTTGCCAAAACCTTTACCACAACAGTTGAGAAACTTTATGCCGATCACATCAGCCAGTTATAAAGTTCTGGACACGCGCATCGACGCGCTGGATAATGCCACTGGCTTGGCCAGGGCTCAAGACTTGGCCAGTGATCAAGCAGCGGCTCATTACATCGTCTTGCCTTACGTTGAATTCTTGAATCAGGCTGCCCAAGACCGGGAGCTTCAGAATCTACTCAACCAAGCCGATTTGAGTTTGGCTAATGGGGTTAGCATCAACTGGGCCATTGAATACCTCTACGGTGGGGAAACAAAATTTAGTCGATTTCTGGCCACCCTGACTAACATTATTACCCGGCCTGCCAACGTCCACCGGCTAGCCCCCAGCCGATTTGATTCTAGTAATTTTACTTGGCCGATGCTGGAATGGGCCGCTCGCGAGCACCGCAAAGTTGTTCTAATTGGCTCACCCAAGCAACAATCAATCGAAGGGACCGCTAAATTCATCCAAACCGCCATACCTGGAGCAATTATTGCTGGCGTCTACCCCGGTTACTTTCATAAAGCCGGCCGAGTCCGGCTGATTCAAGAACTGCGTCAGCTCGAGCCAGATTTGATTTTGGTTGGCATTGGCTTCCCCAAACAAGAAGCGTTGATGCACGATTTACGCAATGAGTTGAGCCACGGTTTAATGATTGGGGAGGGCGGTAGTTTCGATTATGAACTCTTTGGCGGAAGCATCAAACGCGCACCTAATTTTATCAGAACCATCGGGCTAGAGTGGCTGTGGCGCTTGATCCGCGAGCCGGCCCGCCTGCACCGCCAACTGGCCATTCCAGCCTATCTGTGGCGGGTTTGGCGCCAGGGCCGGCATTTACCCGAGTAAATATCATGCTTATGCTATACTTGTTAACATAAGCAAGTTACGAAACAGTGCAATGTCCTAAATGTGGAAAAACCGGTCGAGTTACGATTGCGGGTATGCAATATTGTACCAATTGCGGCAACCCGTTAGGTCCGGCGTCGGCTGAAAATAAGTCTAAGAGCCTCAGAGATATTTCGCCCACCATAGCCAGTATCCCGACCCCAGTTACCTCAACCGGCGATCAATCGATGCCGGCAGCTTCAGCCCCGGCGCCGACTCCAACGCCCAGCCCAGTGGTTGCCAGCGCGCCGCTACCGGCCACCAGCCTGCATGCCCAACCAGCGGCACCGCTTGATTTACGTCAAGTCGAACCAACACCCATTCCCACTCCTACTACGCAGTCGACTCTACCCGAACCAACCCCGGAGCCAGCACCGACACCGGTGGTGGTGGAGCCGGCAATCAAAACCGAGGTCACCAGTACCCGTCGCAGGGCGGAGAGAGCCGCTAATGCCCAAACCACCACCAAAAGCCAACTGGTGACCAAATTCCAAACGCCAGCGGAAGACAGCCCAGAACCCGCAGTTGAAACACCGACCACACCGGCCGCTCAACCACCGCCAGCCCAGCCAGCCAGTCCACCA is a genomic window of Candidatus Saccharimonadales bacterium containing:
- a CDS encoding WecB/TagA/CpsF family glycosyltransferase, translated to MPITSASYKVLDTRIDALDNATGLARAQDLASDQAAAHYIVLPYVEFLNQAAQDRELQNLLNQADLSLANGVSINWAIEYLYGGETKFSRFLATLTNIITRPANVHRLAPSRFDSSNFTWPMLEWAAREHRKVVLIGSPKQQSIEGTAKFIQTAIPGAIIAGVYPGYFHKAGRVRLIQELRQLEPDLILVGIGFPKQEALMHDLRNELSHGLMIGEGGSFDYELFGGSIKRAPNFIRTIGLEWLWRLIREPARLHRQLAIPAYLWRVWRQGRHLPE
- a CDS encoding HIT domain-containing protein; translated protein: MKTSCSFCDLTSQADRLIRSNDLMASFLSNPRLAPGHVLVIPRRHFEPPQALNDAELIAIYQEITRLSTHLLTIFKGVDIWQKTRPQVAENTIKRHHLHFHVIPSNPGDSVYERALEWDPDHFLVLSAGERNQMLKLLK
- a CDS encoding sortase, coding for MNPSQGDTLDIKPVQPGPNQPTSQPASGSEAEAARARIAELSDPHAGTLEQGQAVSLRRPIAAGAGLPPVPAPASPAAEALKPKLPSLPQFNQAKIKRKIPSPVKPLLSALGAFVLLVMVFKAQIILSQLKYLTGKTQTVTSNIATPAASIPPDPTISIPKINVNAPVVYEPSIAEAAIQKALVGGVVHYGTSVTPGQPGNLVIVGHSSNDWWQPGNYKFVFVLLDKLAVGDQFSLNYQSHKYIYEVTLVKIVEPTDLSVLANTPSPTATLITCTPPGTSWRRLVVQANQISPEPTSQTPSTVDNSAGSSQALQLPSDSPSLGSQLSRAWHNLTTSISNLIHGKSSTTNQPTEQNSTQPSNSTLPSGL
- a CDS encoding glycosyltransferase, coding for MMRVAIVHDWLNTRVGGSEKVLMELANLYPDADIYTLIFRPEFYRGQIDPKRVTTSHLQRWPRLLTDKPSYLLPLLPTAIEQFDLSSYDVVISSSNAFSKGVLTPPRTLHICYCYSPMRFAWDYWPRYLTELSIGPIRRMAARGVISKVRLWDYYSSKRVDHWIAISDHIAARIKKYYGAKAEVIYPPVQIDDFEPLASRSDHYLTLSTLTPYKKIDLAIKACNQLGRKLIVVGSGFDRKRLEGLAGPTIKFAGRVSDEEKARLLATAKALLNPQEEDFGIASVEALASGIPVIAFARGGAAEIVSDGETGVLYEDDSVEGLVAAIKRSEALNYDRDQLLQASRRFSASYFAKTFTTTVEKLYADHISQL
- a CDS encoding rod shape-determining protein; protein product: MFSKRVAIDLGTANVLVYVPKRGIVINEPSVVALDTATNRIMAVGNEAREMLGRTPDTIVASQPLRDGVIADYRITQAMIRHYITKVAGGFRLSRPDVMISVPAGATSTERRAVIDATISAGARAAYIIKEPVAAAIGASIPIASAAGNMVVDIGGGTTEIAILSLGGVVAQNSIRVGGNRIDAAIADFIRRKYGLAIGERTAEEIKRELGSALKLTKDRSAEIRGRDIIAGLPKTVTVSSNDLTEAISDELEKIILAIRVVLEQTPPELSSDIIDRGMVLTGGGALLANLDKLLTNVTGVPCVVAEEPLLCVARGTGIALDNLEEYKRSLVGIK
- a CDS encoding PEGA domain-containing protein, whose protein sequence is MTLRPLKITGWIVVIAGVVLATIVLIYIGRGYSYDFHTGRLKLNGLVIFTSVPGGADISINGKPIHRRTPYRSTLEAGDYTFDITKDGYRPWTKRISIVPSEVTWAQYVLLLPTNLETGTWSQAAGVSGLVTSTDHKHFAFVAADTKVWTFDTGQHQPSIAYTPTAPAPGQPIEAVQTLEFSGDASRLLITTKSGDKTYQRLLTLGSGTVTNLSEQYGFDLQALHFNPTNAQELFWLSPDGLRRINTASQSLSAVLADHVATYTFGGNGQIVYIATTPLGKSLYTMDTSGQNKREQVQAIADSDSYQISYGSYKSDDKIAVLPNKSRTITLYSELSSAHPISRIITKSADSLSFNSDGRFINFRDGQRLATYDLELNRTYNFASSKTPYQNVLWFDTYHLLTVNTSGVSLVEFDGGNAAEISGPASGGQISFTSNQHEVLVVQPQSNGQMAINAITIKH